The following coding sequences are from one Shewanella violacea DSS12 window:
- a CDS encoding SRPBCC family protein yields MSNVDLEYGRLISQSHELDIPLTVAEFWSGFDDYLTLQKALGGHEDTKLLTGGGRPNNGVNAEVAFSFAGGETREVLWQKDDTNHVWVMGLPQSNVLFSYYRATVAVWQAEKTAKAKLTIDGVLVSKDEKERQLTLDTLAKFLPTRINEINDLVLQRDGLRMSLKLKLNYSIEDFWKIVSNWNDISWVMGATSMEDLGDDIRRVHFGDIALEEKLDSVTEETHTLVYSILKSAMPVSMYKGTLRLKSRGNDKLVLHYDSVFLPREGQDREAVKKGLEQGFAQRLEWMKNKFN; encoded by the coding sequence ATGAGTAATGTAGATCTTGAATATGGTCGCTTGATAAGCCAAAGCCATGAACTGGACATTCCCTTAACAGTGGCAGAGTTTTGGTCTGGATTTGACGATTATCTCACCCTGCAGAAAGCCTTAGGCGGACATGAGGATACCAAGCTACTGACTGGAGGCGGACGTCCAAATAACGGCGTCAATGCCGAGGTGGCCTTTTCCTTTGCTGGCGGCGAGACCCGTGAGGTGCTTTGGCAGAAAGATGATACTAACCATGTCTGGGTAATGGGACTCCCTCAGTCCAATGTGCTGTTCTCATATTATCGCGCCACAGTCGCTGTTTGGCAGGCAGAAAAAACGGCAAAAGCAAAACTGACCATTGATGGTGTACTCGTCAGTAAAGACGAAAAAGAACGTCAGCTGACTTTAGATACTTTAGCTAAATTCCTGCCGACCCGTATCAATGAAATCAATGATCTGGTGTTGCAACGAGACGGCCTACGCATGTCTTTAAAGCTAAAGCTCAATTACTCCATTGAAGATTTCTGGAAAATTGTCAGCAACTGGAACGATATTTCCTGGGTAATGGGAGCAACTTCAATGGAGGATCTCGGTGATGACATTCGCCGCGTTCACTTTGGTGACATAGCCCTGGAAGAGAAACTTGATTCGGTGACGGAAGAGACTCACACCTTAGTCTATTCAATCCTCAAATCAGCCATGCCGGTCAGCATGTACAAGGGCACCCTAAGGCTTAAATCCAGAGGCAATGACAAGCTAGTGCTTCACTACGACTCGGTCTTCTTACCACGAGAAGGACAAGATAGAGAAGCAGTAAAAAAAGGCTTAGAGCAAGGATTTGCACAAAGATTAGAGTGGATGAAAAACAAATTTAACTAA
- a CDS encoding lipoxygenase family protein translates to MTDITKQATVQVKGIVNAPIEDVWKLYRPFGEMTQWWHIYKTMELAPPAEDKVGAIRTFSFKDRNMTISEQLISRDDTTHTLEYKMIKMEPSIPGLDGITTRVQMRSISAVQTEITWCNWVMAPSVVCSMIKAPQAQGYRDGITALNRFFNPSLGKVIVTLASIKDLPHSFPPVNPYVIVELDGENHQTAKPNFPYSSTFNDTFEFELLSRKGSLGFGVMDSCLGSDSLIGTVSLDLHDFENDKPKTLELALDQGASISVTIEMELNNDIDALPLTDKQQQFVSLKEMSDTINGVKDKLQKIVLNLLVEEKPRWEYDSYPVHPMPKMVKGLPRSQALSPHKLSRMGERVLEFSFSELELKQRLAEYPAGSLKAYGAFFGGYLPVPELLESWQDDSEFCRQLIQGLNPLMIEAVNSIEQVPEAMRELEAQGKGMSELIADKRLFLVDYKELAPFKCEDGKFFYAPYLLVYKQQLANNDTRLNVVAIQLERNEGINPIYTPDSNQPNRFMFAKIHVQCADNQIHQFLYHLGLAHLAIESMAIATHNSLPKEHIISKLLTPHFQDTIGINFLARQTLVAEQGAITQSTFALGTAQGVQMVSNGWKTYDFFKSSFPEQLKARGFDEEMSDGLQGYYYREDGYLIWNAIGNYTSNTVKSAYSDDAAVLADPAVQAWAKELADPDMGAMPGFPAEINSLELLSHTLQTIIWMGSAFHSAINFPQFPYTAVALNRPATLAKKMPEGEQDISAKYIAAALPNQKNAAFQCLLSWMLAMPSETSLANLDPLENDHPEISQAFAAEMKQISEKIHARNKQLSAAGKPDYSYLLPENIAASINI, encoded by the coding sequence ATGACCGATATAACTAAGCAAGCTACGGTTCAAGTAAAAGGAATCGTAAACGCCCCCATCGAAGATGTCTGGAAACTTTATCGCCCCTTCGGTGAAATGACCCAGTGGTGGCATATTTATAAGACCATGGAACTGGCCCCTCCAGCCGAAGACAAGGTGGGTGCGATTCGCACCTTTAGCTTTAAAGATAGAAATATGACCATCAGTGAGCAACTGATATCTCGTGATGATACGACTCACACCCTAGAATATAAAATGATAAAAATGGAGCCGTCGATACCTGGCCTAGACGGTATCACGACTCGAGTACAGATGCGGTCCATCTCGGCGGTCCAAACTGAGATAACTTGGTGTAATTGGGTCATGGCCCCATCAGTCGTCTGCAGCATGATTAAAGCGCCTCAAGCTCAAGGCTACCGCGATGGCATCACAGCCTTAAATCGGTTTTTCAATCCCTCTTTGGGCAAGGTCATCGTCACCTTAGCTAGCATTAAAGATCTTCCCCATAGTTTCCCGCCGGTAAACCCCTATGTGATCGTTGAGCTCGATGGGGAGAACCATCAAACGGCTAAACCCAATTTCCCCTATAGCTCGACGTTCAATGATACCTTCGAATTTGAGTTACTGAGCAGAAAAGGCAGTTTAGGCTTTGGCGTTATGGACTCATGTTTAGGCAGCGATTCCCTGATCGGCACAGTCTCCCTGGATTTACATGATTTTGAGAATGATAAACCTAAGACGCTAGAGTTGGCACTCGACCAAGGTGCCTCTATCTCTGTGACCATAGAGATGGAACTCAATAACGATATCGATGCTTTACCCCTAACGGATAAGCAGCAGCAGTTTGTCAGCCTTAAAGAGATGTCAGACACCATCAATGGCGTCAAAGATAAGCTACAAAAAATCGTGTTAAACCTGCTGGTCGAAGAGAAGCCACGTTGGGAATATGATTCTTATCCGGTACATCCCATGCCAAAAATGGTCAAGGGTCTGCCTAGAAGCCAAGCTCTCTCTCCTCATAAACTGAGTCGTATGGGTGAACGAGTACTCGAATTTTCATTCTCTGAATTAGAGCTAAAGCAACGTTTGGCCGAATACCCAGCGGGCTCACTCAAAGCTTATGGGGCGTTTTTTGGCGGCTATCTTCCCGTGCCTGAACTGCTAGAGTCTTGGCAGGACGACAGTGAGTTTTGTCGTCAACTGATTCAAGGGCTAAACCCCTTAATGATCGAAGCGGTTAACAGTATTGAACAGGTGCCTGAAGCGATGCGAGAGCTGGAAGCTCAGGGCAAGGGCATGTCGGAACTCATTGCCGATAAGCGACTCTTCTTAGTCGATTACAAAGAGCTTGCACCGTTCAAGTGTGAAGATGGTAAATTCTTCTACGCTCCTTATCTCTTAGTTTATAAGCAACAGCTTGCAAATAATGACACTCGCCTGAATGTCGTCGCCATTCAGTTGGAACGCAACGAAGGTATCAACCCCATCTATACACCGGATTCGAACCAACCAAACCGGTTTATGTTTGCCAAAATTCATGTGCAATGTGCCGATAACCAGATCCATCAATTCCTCTATCATCTAGGTCTAGCCCACTTGGCGATAGAATCTATGGCGATAGCGACCCATAACAGCTTACCCAAGGAACATATCATCTCTAAGCTGTTAACCCCTCACTTCCAAGACACCATAGGCATCAACTTCCTGGCACGACAGACTCTGGTTGCAGAGCAAGGCGCAATCACTCAAAGCACTTTTGCTCTGGGTACGGCTCAAGGCGTGCAAATGGTATCCAACGGTTGGAAAACCTATGACTTCTTCAAGTCCAGTTTTCCAGAGCAATTAAAGGCACGAGGCTTCGATGAAGAGATGAGCGATGGCTTACAAGGCTATTATTACCGTGAAGACGGATATCTCATCTGGAACGCCATAGGTAACTACACCTCAAACACAGTTAAATCTGCCTATAGTGATGATGCCGCTGTGCTAGCCGACCCTGCAGTGCAAGCCTGGGCAAAAGAATTGGCCGACCCAGATATGGGAGCCATGCCAGGCTTCCCTGCTGAGATAAATAGTCTGGAGCTACTGAGTCATACACTACAGACGATCATCTGGATGGGCAGTGCATTCCACTCTGCAATCAACTTCCCTCAATTCCCTTATACAGCTGTGGCTCTTAACCGGCCTGCAACACTGGCAAAAAAGATGCCAGAAGGTGAACAGGACATTAGTGCCAAGTATATTGCGGCGGCGTTACCCAACCAGAAAAATGCAGCCTTCCAGTGCCTGCTATCCTGGATGCTGGCAATGCCCTCGGAAACCTCTCTTGCTAACCTAGATCCTCTAGAAAATGATCATCCAGAGATAAGCCAAGCATTTGCCGCCGAGATGAAACAGATAAGCGAAAAAATCCATGCCCGCAACAAGCAATTATCTGCTGCGGGTAAACCTGACTATAGCTATCTATTACCGGAAAACATTGCTGCCAGTATCAATATTTAA
- a CDS encoding patatin-like phospholipase family protein produces MSKLILSLDGGGIRGVAITQFLSMVEKKLQQEHNKSIRDCVDLYAGTSTGSIIALALATTDMTLAQIDELYNYENGNRIFTEHKGFFDIDGINAPKYEASGKTDLLRENFNQAKIGDVPEGKHVLAVSYDIEKRKPVIIKSNKSDYLELLSSEAADATSAAPTFFPTKGLESADTSEESWLIDGGVIANNPTMCAIAEARKIWPHYSLSDMRVLSIGTGFLTRKINGSKSRKWGALQWMTEGKLMEVLSDERIVSYQSLTIMDSGNYIRVNAKLKPQPGLPTPPDDAMDDLTKSNINRLRELGKFWFSEYGESVVQLLLNTYQGPSLDRIDPETGHPIA; encoded by the coding sequence ATGTCAAAACTTATTTTGTCTCTCGATGGTGGTGGAATTAGAGGTGTAGCCATCACTCAGTTTCTCAGTATGGTCGAGAAAAAATTACAGCAAGAGCATAATAAATCGATTCGCGATTGTGTCGATCTATACGCAGGAACCAGTACCGGCAGTATCATAGCCTTAGCCTTGGCGACAACGGACATGACTTTGGCTCAAATCGATGAGCTGTATAATTATGAAAATGGCAACAGGATTTTTACTGAACATAAAGGCTTTTTCGATATAGACGGTATCAATGCCCCGAAATATGAAGCCAGTGGAAAAACTGATCTGCTAAGAGAAAATTTTAATCAGGCTAAAATTGGTGACGTACCTGAAGGTAAACATGTCTTAGCCGTCTCCTACGACATTGAAAAACGTAAGCCAGTTATTATCAAGTCCAACAAGTCTGACTATCTGGAACTCCTGTCGTCAGAGGCCGCTGATGCGACCAGCGCAGCACCAACATTCTTCCCCACTAAGGGCCTGGAATCTGCCGATACCAGTGAAGAGTCTTGGTTGATAGATGGTGGTGTGATAGCCAACAACCCCACCATGTGTGCCATTGCCGAAGCCAGAAAAATATGGCCCCATTACTCACTCAGTGATATGCGGGTGTTATCCATAGGCACTGGATTTTTGACCAGAAAGATCAACGGTTCAAAATCCAGAAAATGGGGGGCCTTACAGTGGATGACGGAAGGCAAACTCATGGAAGTCTTGAGCGACGAACGTATCGTTTCTTACCAGAGCTTAACCATCATGGATAGCGGCAACTATATTCGTGTTAATGCCAAACTCAAACCCCAACCTGGGCTACCTACGCCTCCCGATGATGCCATGGATGATCTGACCAAAAGCAACATCAATAGACTCAGAGAATTAGGTAAATTCTGGTTTAGTGAATACGGTGAATCTGTGGTGCAACTGCTATTGAACACCTACCAAGGCCCTTCACTCGATCGCATCGACCCAGAAACGGGCCATCCCATCGCCTAA